A genomic region of Cotesia glomerata isolate CgM1 linkage group LG9, MPM_Cglom_v2.3, whole genome shotgun sequence contains the following coding sequences:
- the LOC123272138 gene encoding Down syndrome cell adhesion molecule-like protein Dscam2, with translation MAMDSTLLLLLLITDTFVTVFGQQGPVFVLEPPSTLVFSNTTGSQLSCSAHGSPTPHVTWITSPDQRAVTAVPGLRQLLGNGTLYFPPFLAQDFRAEVHNARYRCRASNSVGTVLSRQVTLRAVLTVPGYDVRVNRLPVVEGCNAVLSCTAREDVKEHLTVTSWYRDDAILLPGSIDTGGRFVVTSQGDLHIRNTRADDGRALYWCLTLHTLTGERRKSEHVTLTVTEPSGSMPPRLMQHSQIAISAERGSDVHLTCSAQGSPPPQFTWYRDVNGHSIPVESFGRIQLWGDLMQIRRVDAQDAGRYICRASNKFGEQRAETHLSVTSKLNARIQPRLQVINSGESATMNCTVEGYPVESVEWLHDGVPVLSSQDTRIRLLAPLVLVVGSVGRRDKGMYQCLVRSDKENAQATSELKLGDTIPELQYTFIEQALRPGPPVSLRCSATGSPPPSFIWLLDGEPLSEIAQGHRYAIGQYVDQSGDVISHLNITSAGAEDGGLYACVARNTLAAVEHKARLNIYGPPYIRSIGPVRAIAGIDTTIACPYSGYPITSVEWSRGGVELPLDMRHRVDTEGYLTIATVDPDDAGTYTCTVRASTGETASRDIKLTVSSPPVMTPFTFPLNLQEGSRAQVTCGVTSGDLPIYFSWLKDGEPLPSSLRIEERGAEFFSLLVFKELTSKHSGKYTCVATNNAAKVNHTTELLVKVPPQWTYEPQDVASLLGNPLNVHCEAKGFPPPRITWLKSRGRNSNDYQQLADNLDSRIMILPNGSLWTAAAEPLDEGHYLCRANNGIGSGLSKVIYVSVNEPARFESQSKNVTIRRGDAVTLDCIVIGDNPIEVHWLHNNDRIDTNIHRLSISQVKTDTGLKSQLSIGISDRQDSGIYRCTADNAYGRSEHLIYLAVQERPDPPTALEVIEIGSRSIRLSWRKSFDGNSPIRNYIIQYRVLNHGPVDDWEPSKTHNVTFTPGSNSNNIVINSGSSINQNNNGLPKFQSTSSPSTYENTATEDQEIALVGGLHPAVTYTFRIIAINSIDASEPTEPPVVAKTQEEAPTESPQSVKVQSAGSGELIVTWQPPPKESCNGDLLGYIVTWSEHSSATSGVNQSKSLTVNGWATTKVQLTGLRKFTKYDISIKAFNSIAAGPASQTIVGTTQEGVPEAPPTQVTCSPLSSQSVKVSWSSPPAHQHGGIIQGYKVYYRPVPTDNMEISTVGEVKRTSSEETYLHTLYKYTNYSIRVLAYTGAGDGVLSSPIYCTTEEDVPGPPAGIKALALTAESILVSWLPPLQPNGQVSQYTIYSREAGASRHNTHTMHEPPSSPTDTLTIELRGLTESQLYEFWVSATTGLGEGEPTTIVTQTTNSRAPARVASFSQLLRRAVKSSVSLSCLVVGNPTPKPIWNYKNNQVTTGRQYEITAEGYLNIHGLDQSLAGNYSCSARNLFGDDSITYTLVVVMPPKSPVLELQYTTTHSIKLRWNSPENGGATIQGYVLSYKQDQGGWEEIMLSPEQTEFTLNGLKCGSSYLSHLTAHNRVGTGDPSPLISATTKGTAPQLPKERDIISANSTFVRLNLLSWPNGGCPIHYYTVEYRRRINSEPWILVASKATENLIIRDLKPAAWYTLRLTAHNDAGATQTKMEFATTTLSGISIGPPNDLIMDEELAKTPQGHRVFYVIVPLICAIVLIISAGILGYVIIKKNSRSSGSSYLGEILPPGQSSSQTGLGINPQHHQSHHLHHMSSCMSTVQLKSTAERDNRRNHQVYTSSPVKQQQLQLQQQQQQQQQQQHQQQDNLQKPIDHASEMYEISPYATFSVPGRENRSVTTATLDYTMQFKTFGHLENEDINTIDYERSTSVVDFERSKTPRWHKQRYFPSIAEAESKLRASSRAAVTTGGSGSDTSGSPCGECAGPSYRVPVKPCRDVFSRGVESSTESNNEGSPSLTRRPTRSRQQSIRSTRSSVEDMTLLPPSGFSDSRELSEAECDRDRDWHPSLSIATTRHGGSLGRLPIEAVETMLARYQQRKEHEKQEFTIHV, from the exons ATGGCAATGGACTCTACTTTACTACTTTTACTACTTATCA CTGATACCTTTGTAACAGTATTTGGTCAACAAGGTCCAGTGTTTGTACTAGAGCCACCCAGTACTCTTGTATTTTCCAACACAACCGGCTCCCAATTAAGTTGTTCAGCTCATGGAAGTCCAACGCCTCACGTCACCTGGATCACCAGTCCTGATCAGAGAGCAGTCACCGCTGTTCCAGGTCTCAG GCAACTACTGGGTAATGGGACTCTGTATTTTCCTCCGTTCCTCGCCCAGGACTTTAGAGCAGAAGTTCACAATGCAAGGTATCGATGTCGAGCGAGTAATTCCGTCGGCACTGTTCTATCTCGACAAGTTACTCTCCGAGCTG ttCTCACAGTGCCTGGATATGACGTGAGAGTAAACCGATTGCCGGTTGTTGAAGGCTGCAATGCCGTGTTGTCTTGTACGGCTAGAGAAGATGTCAAAGAACACTTGACAGTTACGTCTTGGTATCGAGACGACGCCATTTTGTTACCTGGAAGCATCGATAcag GCGGAAGGTTTGTGGTAACATCGCAGGGCGATCTACACATTAGAAATACAAGGGCCGACGACGGAAGGGCACTCTATTGGTGCCTAACTTTGCATACCTTAACTGGAGAGCGAAGAAAAAGCGAACACGTAACGCTGACAGTGACGGAACCAAGTGGATCGATGCCTCCCAGATTGATGCAGCACTCTCAAATCGCTATTTCTGCGGAAAGAGGCTCCGATGTCCATCTGACCTGTTCTGCCCAGGGAAGTCCTCCCCCTCAATTCACTTGGTACCGCGATGTAAACG GACACTCGATACCGGTGGAATCGTTTGGGAGAATCCAACTTTGGGGCGACTTGATGCAAATCCGTCGGGTAGATGCCCAAGACGCCGGAAGGTACATCTGCCGGGCGAGTAATAAATTTGGTGAGCAAAGAGCCGAAACTCATTTATCTGTGACGTCGAAGCTAAACGCGAGAATTCAACCACGGCTTCAAGTTATTAATTCTGGAGAATCAGCAACCATGAATTGCACCGTAGAAGGGTATCCTGTTGAAAGTGTAGAATGGCTCCACGACGGAGTTCCGGTTCTCAGTTCTCAGGACACCAGAATACGATTGCTGGCGCCTCTGGTTCTTGTCGTCGGGTCTGTTGGCCGTAGAGACAAAGGAATGTACCAGTGTTTGGTTCGAAGCGACAAGGAAAATGCCCAGGCGACCTCAGAGCTTAAATTAGGAG ACACTATTCCCGAACTACAGTACACGTTTATCGAGCAAGCCTTGAGGCCAGGTCCCCCAGTGTCGTTAAGATGTTCGGCAACGGGGTCACCACCTCCATCCTTCATTTGGTTATTAGACGGTGAACCGTTGAGCGAAATAGCTCAGGGACACAG ataCGCCATAGGCCAGTATGTTGATCAGTCTGGGGACGTTATAAGTCACTTGAATATCACATCAGCCGGTGCTGAAGACGGAGGACTGTATGCGTGTGTAGCTAGAAATACCCTGGCAGCCGTTGAGCACAAAGCTAGATTGAACATATACGGTCCTCCGTATATTCGTTCGATCGGTCCAGTCCGGGCGATAGCTGGGATTGATACAACAATAGCCTGTCCTTACTCCGGGTATCCTATTACCAGCGTCGAGTGGTCCAGAGGAGGGGTTGAGTTGCCTTTAGATATGAGACATCGCGTTGACACTGAGGGGTACTTAACTATTGCGACCGTTGATCCGGATGATGCTGGTACCTACACTTGTACTGTTCGCGCAAGTACCGGGGAAACAGCCAGCAGAGATATCAAATTAACTGTCAGCA gtCCTCCGGTAATGACCCCATTTACATTCCCACTGAATTTACAAGAGGGCAGTCGAGCACAAGTGACATGTGGTGTTACGTCTGGCGATTTaccaatttatttttcttggctGAAAGACGGAGAGCCACTTCCTTCTTCACTTCGG atcgAAGAGAGAGGGGCAGAATTTTTTAGTCTGCTGGTCTTCAAAGAACTTACGTCTAAACACAGCGGAAAGTATACTTGTGTTGCGACGAATAATGCTGCTAAAGTGAATCATACTACGGAATTGTTGGTAAAAGTTCCACCACAATGGACGTATGAGCCCCAGGATGTAGCCAGTCTGCTGGGTAATCCATTAAATGTTCACTGCGAAGCCAAAGGTTTCCCACCACCCCGGATTACCTGGTTAAAAAGTAGAGGAAGAAATTCAAATGACTATCAGCAGTTGGCTGACAATTTGGATAGTAGGATTATGATTCTACCGAATGGATCTTTGTGGACTGCCGCAGCGGAGCCTCTAGACGAAGGTCACTATCTTTGTCGGGCCAACAACGGAATTGGCTCCGGGCTCAGTAAAGTTATTTACGTTTCAGTAAATG AACCAGCGAGATTTGAAAGCCAGAGTAAGAATGTTACTATCAGGCGTGGTGACGCGGTTACACTAGACTGTATTGTTATCGGTGACAATCCGATAGAAGTACACTGGCTCCACAATAACGACCGAATAGACACTAATATTCACAGACTGAGTATCAGTCAAGTTAAAACTGATACTGGATTAAAGTCACAATTGTCGATTGGGATCAGCGATAGGCAGGATTCCGGAATTTATAGATGTACTGCCGATAACGCTTACGGAAGAAGTGAACATCTCATATATTTGGCTGTTCAAG aacgTCCAGACCCACCAACAGCCCTGGAAGTTATTGAAATTGGCTCGAGATCAATTCGGCTATCCTGGCGCAAGTCTTTTGATGGAAATAGCCCTATCAGAAACTATATTATTCAGTACAGAGTTTTAAATCACGGTCCAGTTGATGATTGGGAGCCTTCGAAAACACATAATGTTACATTTACCCCCGGTAGTAATTCCAATAACATTGTTATTAACAGCGGTTCTtcgataaatcaaaataataatggaTTACCCAAATTCCAATCAACCTCATCGCCATCCACTTACGAAAATACTGCTACAGAGGATCAAGAAATTGCCCTAGTGGGAGGTTTACACCCCGCGGTGACCTACACATTCAGGATTATCGCAATAAACTCTATCGACGCCAGTGAGCCTACTGAGCCGCCGGTTGTTGCCAAAACCCAAGAAGAAGCACCCACTGAGTCTCCGCAGAGTGTTAAAGTTCAGTCAGCCGGATCTGGAGAGCTGATAGTCACTTGGCAGCCTCCGCCCAAGGAATCCTGCAATGGCGATCTGTTGGGTTATATTGTAACCTGGTCAGAGCACTCATCCGCGACTTCTGGCGTTAATCAAAGCAAAAGTCTGACTGTAAATGGCTGGGCTACGACCAAAGTCCAGCTGACTGGTTTGAGAAAATTCACTAAGTACGATATTTCTATAAAAGCCTTCAATAGCATCGCTGCGGGACCTGCTAGCCAGACAATCGTCGGTACCACCCAAGAAGGAG TTCCAGAGGCACCACCTACCCAAGTCACCTGCTCACCATTGTCATCCCAAAGTGTCAAGGTGTCATGGAGTTCGCCTCCAGCTCATCAGCATGGCGGAATAATTCAGGGATACAAAGTGTACTACCGACCAGTACCGACTGACAATATGGAAATATCGACTGTTGGAGAGGTTAAACGAACCTCAAGTGAAGAAACATACCTACATACTTTATACAAGTACACAAACTACTCCATAAGAGTGTTGGCCTATACAGGAGCTGGTGATGGTGTTTTGAGTTCGCCAATCTACTGCACAACTGAAGAAGATG TTCCGGGACCTCCAGCGGGTATCAAAGCACTAGCTTTGACAGCAGAAAGCATCCTAGTATCATGGCTACCACCTTTGCAGCCAAATGGGCAAGTATCGCAGTATACAATTTACAGTAGAGAAGCAGGAGCTAGTCGACATAATACCCACACGATGCACGAGCCGCCGTCTTCTCCAACAGACACTCTGACGATAGAGCTGCGTGGTCTTACCGAAag CCAACTGTACGAATTTTGGGTATCTGCAACGACAGGACTCGGCGAAGGAGAACCAACGACAATAGTTACTCAGACAACAAACTCCCGAGCACCAGCGCGAGTAGCATCTTTTTCGCAATTACTTCGACGAGCAGTTAAATCCTCAGTGAGTCTTTCCTGTCTGGTTGTAGGAAATCCAACACCCAAACCAATTTGGAACTACAAAAACAACCAGGTCACAACAGGACGGCAGTACGAAATAACCGCTGAAGGGTACTTGAATATCCACGGCCTGGACCAGTCTCTTGCCGGGAACTACAGTTGTTCCGCGAGGAATCTCTTTGGAGATGACTCGATAACCTACACCCTGGTTGTTGTCATGCCCCCTAAGTCTCCGGTCTTGGAACTTCAGTACACCACGACTCACAGCATTAAATTACGTTGGAACTCACCGGAAAACGGTGGCGCTACCATCCAAGGGTACGTTCTGAGCTACAAGCAAGACCAAGGCGGCTGGGAAGAAATAATGTTGTCGCCAGAGCAAACTGAATTTACCCTAAACGGACTTAAATGTGGCTCCTCGTACCTATCACACCTAACAGCTCACAATCGCGTGGGAACTGGGGATCCAAGTCCGCTTATCAGCGCAACAACAAAGGGAACTGCGCCTCAACTGCCCAAAGAGCGGGACATTATATCAGCTAATTCAACTTTTGTAAGGCTTAATTTGCTGTCGTGGCCCAATGGGGGCTGTCCGATTCATTATTACACTGTCGAGTACCGCAGACGGATAAACTCTGAGCCGTGGATCCTAGTCGCGAGCAAGGCCACCGAGAACTTGATAATACGAGATTTAAAGCCAGCTGCTTGGTACACTTTGCGACTGACTGCTCACAACGATGCAGGCGCTACCCAGACTAAAATGGAGTTTGCGACAACAACCCTCAGTGGAATCAGCATCGGCCCGCCCAATGACTTGATCATGGACGAAGAGTTGGCCAAAACTCCTCAAGGTCACAGAGTTTTCTACGTTATTGTCCCGCTGATCTGTGCCATTGTTCTGATAATCTCCGCTGGGATTCTTGGGTACGTTATTATCAAGAAGAACAGCAGGTCCAGTGGCAGCAGCTACCTTGGTGAGATTTTGCCACCTGGACAGTCTTCCAGTCAGACTGGCTTGGGGATAAATCCTCAGCACCATCAGTCGCATCATCTTCACCACATGTCCAGCTGCATGTCCACCGTCCAGCTGAAGTCTACTGCTGAACGTGACAATAGACGGAACCACCAAGTTTATACCAGTTCTCCGGTCAAGCAGCAACAACTTCAattacaacaacaacaacaacaacaacaacaacaacagcaccAGCAGCAGGACAATTTGCAGAAGCCTATTGATCATGCTTcag AAATGTACGAAATCAGCCCGTATGCGACATTCAGCGTTCCCGGAAGAGAAAACAGGTCAGTAACGACAGCAACTCTGGACTATACAATGCAGTTCAAGACTTTTGGGCACTTGGAGAACGAAGACATAAACACAATAGACTACGAGAGGTCGACCAGTGTCGTGGACTTTGAACG GTCTAAAACCCCGAGATGGCACAAGCAAAGGTACTTTCCGAGCATTGCCGAAGCCGAGAGCAAACTCCGGGCCTCGAGTCGGGCCGCTGTTACAACAGGTGGCTCTGGGAGTGATACTTCCGGCAGCCCTTGCGGGGAATGCGCTGGCCCTAGCTACCGCGTTCCAGTAAAACCTTGCCGAG ATGTGTTTTCAAGAGGAGTAGAATCGAGTACAGAATCAAACAATGAAGGATCTCCCTCGTTAACGCGACGACCGACGAGAAGTCGGCAACAGTCGATAAGGTCCACTCGCAG TTCTGTGGAGGACATGACGCTTTTACCACCCAGTGGTTTTAGCGACAGTCGGGAGCTCAGCGAAGCAGAGTGTGATCGGGATCGTGATTGGCATCCGAGCTTGTCTATCGCTACTACACGACACGGTGGAAGTCTTGGAAGACTTCCTATTGAGGCTGTCGAAACAATGCTTGCCag atACCAGCAAAGAAAAGAACATGAAAAGCAGGAATTCACTATACacgtataa